A genomic window from Lasioglossum baleicum chromosome 7, iyLasBale1, whole genome shotgun sequence includes:
- the Aldh-iii gene encoding aldehyde dehydrogenase type III isoform X4: MEEVILNMPDVEEKLIANRAECRIDIQPESSENIESAQPNGKMAKDYAALVERSRNSFLSGKTKPLEWRIKQLKQIELMLEECKPDIVSALASDLRRCKFETIALELLIAQGEVKTLLMNIKEWAAKEKPPKAMVNIMDGIEIRKDPFGVVLIMGPWNYPFQLCIIPLMGAIAAGNCVILKPSELSSATSELFAKIIPQYLDSECVQVVLGGINETTELLKQRFDYIFYTGSTTVGRIVRDAANKFLTPVTLELGGKSPVYVDNTVDINIAVKRILWGKCINVGQTCIAPDYVLCTPEVQNKFLNEASKVLKEWYGDNPKESPDLARIINENHYHRLVKYLDGGKIAIGGQCDPAEKYIAPTILVDVKPTDPIMQDEIFGPILPFINVNNAYEAIKFINSRETPLVLYIFTKDRGVQELIVNQTHSGSVAINETIMQFTVDTLPFGGVGNSGMGCYHGKYTYDTFVHKKGCLIKDFNKLAETLASCRYPPYTDKKLSFLGSLVAKRPSIPGVKYIPYLLAFGLGALVTFGISAALKVYKHRRI; this comes from the exons CACAACCTAATGGTAAAATGGCCAAAGACTATGCAGCT CTTGTCGAGAGATCAAGGAACTCATTCCTTAGTGGCAAAACAAAGCCATTAGAATGGAGAATAAAGCAATTAAAACAGATAGAACTTATGCTAGAAGAATGCAAACCTGATATAGTATCTGCACTTGCATCTGACTTACGTAGA TGTAAATTTGAGACCATTGCTTTGGAATTGCTCATCGCCCAAGGAGAAGTTAAAACACtacttatgaatattaaagaatggGCAGCTAAAGAGAAG CCTCCAAAAGCAATGGTCAATATAATGGATGGAATCGAAATTCGGAAAGATCCGTTTGGTGTAGTTCTGATTATGGGGCCATGGAATTATCCGTTTCAGCTATGCATTATCCCTTTGATGGGCGCAATTGCTGCTGGAAATTGTGTAATTCTTAAACCATCAGAATTATCTTCAGCTACGTCGGAATTATTTGCAAAAATTATTCCACAATATTTAGATTCT GAGTGTGTCCAAGTTGTATTGGGGGGTATCAATGAAACAACAGAACTGCTCAAACAAAGATttgattatatattttatacaggCTCTACTACAGTCGGAAGAATTGTACGAGATGCAGCGAACAAGTTCTTAACGCCTGTGACATTAGAACTTGGTGGTAAAAG TCCTGTGTACGTAGACAATACAGTGGATATAAATATAGCTGTAAAGAGAATATTGTGGGGAAAATGCATTAATGTAGGTCAAACCTGCATCGCACCAGACTATGTACTCTGTACACCTGAAGTgcagaataaatttttaaacgaaGCATCCAAAGTTTTAAAGGAATGGTATGGCGATAATCCCAAGGAAAGTCCAGATTTAGCACGTATAATCAACGAAAATCATTATCA CCGACTCGTAAAATACTTAGACGGAGGTAAGATAGCGATAGGGGGACAATGCGATCCTGcagaaaaatatatcgcaccaACTATACTTGTCGATGTTAAACCTACGGATCCTATCATGCAAGACGAGATATTTGGGCCGATATTACCTTTTATAAATGTAAACAATGCGTACGAAGCCATTAAATTTATAAACAGCCG TGAAACTCCACTCGTACTATATATATTTACCAAGGACAGGGGAGTTCAAGAATTAATAGTTAATCAAACCCACAGTGGAAGCGTGGCAATTAATGAAACGATAATGCAATTTACTG TCGATACTTTGCCATTCGGCGGAGTTGGAAATTCTGGCATGGGATGTTACCACGGGAAGTATACGTATGACACGTTTGTTCACAAGAAGGGTTGTCTGATTAAGGATTTCAATAAATTGGCAGAAACCTTGGCATC GTGTCGTTATCCGCCTTACACCGACAAGAAACTGTCCTTCTTAGGATCTCTAGTGGCAAAACGGCCTTCCATACCAGGAGTTAAATATATTCCATATCTTTTAGCCTTTGGCTTGGGAGCGTTGGTCACTTTTGGAATTTCAGCCGCTTTAAAGGTATATAAGCACAGGCGAATTTGA
- the Aldh-iii gene encoding aldehyde dehydrogenase type III isoform X3: MWPNALRYEEVILNMPDVEEKLIANRAECRIDIQPESSENIESAQPNGKMAKDYAALVERSRNSFLSGKTKPLEWRIKQLKQIELMLEECKPDIVSALASDLRRCKFETIALELLIAQGEVKTLLMNIKEWAAKEKPPKAMVNIMDGIEIRKDPFGVVLIMGPWNYPFQLCIIPLMGAIAAGNCVILKPSELSSATSELFAKIIPQYLDSECVQVVLGGINETTELLKQRFDYIFYTGSTTVGRIVRDAANKFLTPVTLELGGKSPVYVDNTVDINIAVKRILWGKCINVGQTCIAPDYVLCTPEVQNKFLNEASKVLKEWYGDNPKESPDLARIINENHYHRLVKYLDGGKIAIGGQCDPAEKYIAPTILVDVKPTDPIMQDEIFGPILPFINVNNAYEAIKFINSREKPLSLYIFSNDEQNISLLLDNTSSGSACINDTMMHAAVDTLPFGGVGNSGMGCYHGKYTYDTFVHKKGCLIKDFNKLAETLASCRYPPYTDKKLSFLGSLVAKRPSIPGVKYIPYLLAFGLGALVTFGISAALKAQEDNL; the protein is encoded by the exons CACAACCTAATGGTAAAATGGCCAAAGACTATGCAGCT CTTGTCGAGAGATCAAGGAACTCATTCCTTAGTGGCAAAACAAAGCCATTAGAATGGAGAATAAAGCAATTAAAACAGATAGAACTTATGCTAGAAGAATGCAAACCTGATATAGTATCTGCACTTGCATCTGACTTACGTAGA TGTAAATTTGAGACCATTGCTTTGGAATTGCTCATCGCCCAAGGAGAAGTTAAAACACtacttatgaatattaaagaatggGCAGCTAAAGAGAAG CCTCCAAAAGCAATGGTCAATATAATGGATGGAATCGAAATTCGGAAAGATCCGTTTGGTGTAGTTCTGATTATGGGGCCATGGAATTATCCGTTTCAGCTATGCATTATCCCTTTGATGGGCGCAATTGCTGCTGGAAATTGTGTAATTCTTAAACCATCAGAATTATCTTCAGCTACGTCGGAATTATTTGCAAAAATTATTCCACAATATTTAGATTCT GAGTGTGTCCAAGTTGTATTGGGGGGTATCAATGAAACAACAGAACTGCTCAAACAAAGATttgattatatattttatacaggCTCTACTACAGTCGGAAGAATTGTACGAGATGCAGCGAACAAGTTCTTAACGCCTGTGACATTAGAACTTGGTGGTAAAAG TCCTGTGTACGTAGACAATACAGTGGATATAAATATAGCTGTAAAGAGAATATTGTGGGGAAAATGCATTAATGTAGGTCAAACCTGCATCGCACCAGACTATGTACTCTGTACACCTGAAGTgcagaataaatttttaaacgaaGCATCCAAAGTTTTAAAGGAATGGTATGGCGATAATCCCAAGGAAAGTCCAGATTTAGCACGTATAATCAACGAAAATCATTATCA CCGACTCGTAAAATACTTAGACGGAGGTAAGATAGCGATAGGGGGACAATGCGATCCTGcagaaaaatatatcgcaccaACTATACTTGTCGATGTTAAACCTACGGATCCTATCATGCAAGACGAGATATTTGGGCCGATATTACCTTTTATAAATGTAAACAATGCGTACGAAGCCATTAAATTTATAAACAGCCG GGAGAAGCCATTATCATTGTACATATTTAGCAATGATGAACAAAATATATCACTCCTGCTTGATAATACAAGTAGTGGTAGTGCCTGTATTAACGATACAATGATGCATGCCGCAG TCGATACTTTGCCATTCGGCGGAGTTGGAAATTCTGGCATGGGATGTTACCACGGGAAGTATACGTATGACACGTTTGTTCACAAGAAGGGTTGTCTGATTAAGGATTTCAATAAATTGGCAGAAACCTTGGCATC GTGTCGTTATCCGCCTTACACCGACAAGAAACTGTCCTTCTTAGGATCTCTAGTGGCAAAACGGCCTTCCATACCAGGAGTTAAATATATTCCATATCTTTTAGCCTTTGGCTTGGGAGCGTTGGTCACTTTTGGAATTTCAGCCGCTTTAAAG GCTCAGGAAGACAATTTGTAA
- the Aldh-iii gene encoding aldehyde dehydrogenase type III isoform X2, producing the protein MWPNALRYEEVILNMPDVEEKLIANRAECRIDIQPESSENIESAQPNGKMAKDYAALVERSRNSFLSGKTKPLEWRIKQLKQIELMLEECKPDIVSALASDLRRCKFETIALELLIAQGEVKTLLMNIKEWAAKEKPPKAMVNIMDGIEIRKDPFGVVLIMGPWNYPFQLCIIPLMGAIAAGNCVILKPSELSSATSELFAKIIPQYLDSECVQVVLGGINETTELLKQRFDYIFYTGSTTVGRIVRDAANKFLTPVTLELGGKSPVYVDNTVDINIAVKRILWGKCINVGQTCIAPDYVLCTPEVQNKFLNEASKVLKEWYGDNPKESPDLARIINENHYHRLVKYLDGGKIAIGGQCDPAEKYIAPTILVDVKPTDPIMQDEIFGPILPFINVNNAYEAIKFINSRETPLVLYIFTKDRGVQELIVNQTHSGSVAINETIMQFTVDTLPFGGVGNSGMGCYHGKYTYDTFVHKKGCLIKDFNKLAETLASCRYPPYTDKKLSFLGSLVAKRPSIPGVKYIPYLLAFGLGALVTFGISAALKAQEDNL; encoded by the exons CACAACCTAATGGTAAAATGGCCAAAGACTATGCAGCT CTTGTCGAGAGATCAAGGAACTCATTCCTTAGTGGCAAAACAAAGCCATTAGAATGGAGAATAAAGCAATTAAAACAGATAGAACTTATGCTAGAAGAATGCAAACCTGATATAGTATCTGCACTTGCATCTGACTTACGTAGA TGTAAATTTGAGACCATTGCTTTGGAATTGCTCATCGCCCAAGGAGAAGTTAAAACACtacttatgaatattaaagaatggGCAGCTAAAGAGAAG CCTCCAAAAGCAATGGTCAATATAATGGATGGAATCGAAATTCGGAAAGATCCGTTTGGTGTAGTTCTGATTATGGGGCCATGGAATTATCCGTTTCAGCTATGCATTATCCCTTTGATGGGCGCAATTGCTGCTGGAAATTGTGTAATTCTTAAACCATCAGAATTATCTTCAGCTACGTCGGAATTATTTGCAAAAATTATTCCACAATATTTAGATTCT GAGTGTGTCCAAGTTGTATTGGGGGGTATCAATGAAACAACAGAACTGCTCAAACAAAGATttgattatatattttatacaggCTCTACTACAGTCGGAAGAATTGTACGAGATGCAGCGAACAAGTTCTTAACGCCTGTGACATTAGAACTTGGTGGTAAAAG TCCTGTGTACGTAGACAATACAGTGGATATAAATATAGCTGTAAAGAGAATATTGTGGGGAAAATGCATTAATGTAGGTCAAACCTGCATCGCACCAGACTATGTACTCTGTACACCTGAAGTgcagaataaatttttaaacgaaGCATCCAAAGTTTTAAAGGAATGGTATGGCGATAATCCCAAGGAAAGTCCAGATTTAGCACGTATAATCAACGAAAATCATTATCA CCGACTCGTAAAATACTTAGACGGAGGTAAGATAGCGATAGGGGGACAATGCGATCCTGcagaaaaatatatcgcaccaACTATACTTGTCGATGTTAAACCTACGGATCCTATCATGCAAGACGAGATATTTGGGCCGATATTACCTTTTATAAATGTAAACAATGCGTACGAAGCCATTAAATTTATAAACAGCCG TGAAACTCCACTCGTACTATATATATTTACCAAGGACAGGGGAGTTCAAGAATTAATAGTTAATCAAACCCACAGTGGAAGCGTGGCAATTAATGAAACGATAATGCAATTTACTG TCGATACTTTGCCATTCGGCGGAGTTGGAAATTCTGGCATGGGATGTTACCACGGGAAGTATACGTATGACACGTTTGTTCACAAGAAGGGTTGTCTGATTAAGGATTTCAATAAATTGGCAGAAACCTTGGCATC GTGTCGTTATCCGCCTTACACCGACAAGAAACTGTCCTTCTTAGGATCTCTAGTGGCAAAACGGCCTTCCATACCAGGAGTTAAATATATTCCATATCTTTTAGCCTTTGGCTTGGGAGCGTTGGTCACTTTTGGAATTTCAGCCGCTTTAAAG GCTCAGGAAGACAATTTGTAA
- the Aldh-iii gene encoding aldehyde dehydrogenase type III isoform X1: MWPNALRYEEVILNMPDVEEKLIANRAECRIDIQPESSENIESAQPNGKMAKDYAALVERSRNSFLSGKTKPLEWRIKQLKQIELMLEECKPDIVSALASDLRRCKFETIALELLIAQGEVKTLLMNIKEWAAKEKPPKAMVNIMDGIEIRKDPFGVVLIMGPWNYPFQLCIIPLMGAIAAGNCVILKPSELSSATSELFAKIIPQYLDSECVQVVLGGINETTELLKQRFDYIFYTGSTTVGRIVRDAANKFLTPVTLELGGKSPVYVDNTVDINIAVKRILWGKCINVGQTCIAPDYVLCTPEVQNKFLNEASKVLKEWYGDNPKESPDLARIINENHYHRLVKYLDGGKIAIGGQCDPAEKYIAPTILVDVKPTDPIMQDEIFGPILPFINVNNAYEAIKFINSRETPLVLYIFTKDRGVQELIVNQTHSGSVAINETIMQFTVDTLPFGGVGNSGMGCYHGKYTYDTFVHKKGCLIKDFNKLAETLASCRYPPYTDKKLSFLGSLVAKRPSIPGVKYIPYLLAFGLGALVTFGISAALKVYKHRRI, encoded by the exons CACAACCTAATGGTAAAATGGCCAAAGACTATGCAGCT CTTGTCGAGAGATCAAGGAACTCATTCCTTAGTGGCAAAACAAAGCCATTAGAATGGAGAATAAAGCAATTAAAACAGATAGAACTTATGCTAGAAGAATGCAAACCTGATATAGTATCTGCACTTGCATCTGACTTACGTAGA TGTAAATTTGAGACCATTGCTTTGGAATTGCTCATCGCCCAAGGAGAAGTTAAAACACtacttatgaatattaaagaatggGCAGCTAAAGAGAAG CCTCCAAAAGCAATGGTCAATATAATGGATGGAATCGAAATTCGGAAAGATCCGTTTGGTGTAGTTCTGATTATGGGGCCATGGAATTATCCGTTTCAGCTATGCATTATCCCTTTGATGGGCGCAATTGCTGCTGGAAATTGTGTAATTCTTAAACCATCAGAATTATCTTCAGCTACGTCGGAATTATTTGCAAAAATTATTCCACAATATTTAGATTCT GAGTGTGTCCAAGTTGTATTGGGGGGTATCAATGAAACAACAGAACTGCTCAAACAAAGATttgattatatattttatacaggCTCTACTACAGTCGGAAGAATTGTACGAGATGCAGCGAACAAGTTCTTAACGCCTGTGACATTAGAACTTGGTGGTAAAAG TCCTGTGTACGTAGACAATACAGTGGATATAAATATAGCTGTAAAGAGAATATTGTGGGGAAAATGCATTAATGTAGGTCAAACCTGCATCGCACCAGACTATGTACTCTGTACACCTGAAGTgcagaataaatttttaaacgaaGCATCCAAAGTTTTAAAGGAATGGTATGGCGATAATCCCAAGGAAAGTCCAGATTTAGCACGTATAATCAACGAAAATCATTATCA CCGACTCGTAAAATACTTAGACGGAGGTAAGATAGCGATAGGGGGACAATGCGATCCTGcagaaaaatatatcgcaccaACTATACTTGTCGATGTTAAACCTACGGATCCTATCATGCAAGACGAGATATTTGGGCCGATATTACCTTTTATAAATGTAAACAATGCGTACGAAGCCATTAAATTTATAAACAGCCG TGAAACTCCACTCGTACTATATATATTTACCAAGGACAGGGGAGTTCAAGAATTAATAGTTAATCAAACCCACAGTGGAAGCGTGGCAATTAATGAAACGATAATGCAATTTACTG TCGATACTTTGCCATTCGGCGGAGTTGGAAATTCTGGCATGGGATGTTACCACGGGAAGTATACGTATGACACGTTTGTTCACAAGAAGGGTTGTCTGATTAAGGATTTCAATAAATTGGCAGAAACCTTGGCATC GTGTCGTTATCCGCCTTACACCGACAAGAAACTGTCCTTCTTAGGATCTCTAGTGGCAAAACGGCCTTCCATACCAGGAGTTAAATATATTCCATATCTTTTAGCCTTTGGCTTGGGAGCGTTGGTCACTTTTGGAATTTCAGCCGCTTTAAAGGTATATAAGCACAGGCGAATTTGA
- the Aldh-iii gene encoding aldehyde dehydrogenase type III isoform X5 produces MAKDYAALVERSRNSFLSGKTKPLEWRIKQLKQIELMLEECKPDIVSALASDLRRCKFETIALELLIAQGEVKTLLMNIKEWAAKEKPPKAMVNIMDGIEIRKDPFGVVLIMGPWNYPFQLCIIPLMGAIAAGNCVILKPSELSSATSELFAKIIPQYLDSECVQVVLGGINETTELLKQRFDYIFYTGSTTVGRIVRDAANKFLTPVTLELGGKSPVYVDNTVDINIAVKRILWGKCINVGQTCIAPDYVLCTPEVQNKFLNEASKVLKEWYGDNPKESPDLARIINENHYHRLVKYLDGGKIAIGGQCDPAEKYIAPTILVDVKPTDPIMQDEIFGPILPFINVNNAYEAIKFINSRETPLVLYIFTKDRGVQELIVNQTHSGSVAINETIMQFTVDTLPFGGVGNSGMGCYHGKYTYDTFVHKKGCLIKDFNKLAETLASCRYPPYTDKKLSFLGSLVAKRPSIPGVKYIPYLLAFGLGALVTFGISAALKVYKHRRI; encoded by the exons ATGGCCAAAGACTATGCAGCT CTTGTCGAGAGATCAAGGAACTCATTCCTTAGTGGCAAAACAAAGCCATTAGAATGGAGAATAAAGCAATTAAAACAGATAGAACTTATGCTAGAAGAATGCAAACCTGATATAGTATCTGCACTTGCATCTGACTTACGTAGA TGTAAATTTGAGACCATTGCTTTGGAATTGCTCATCGCCCAAGGAGAAGTTAAAACACtacttatgaatattaaagaatggGCAGCTAAAGAGAAG CCTCCAAAAGCAATGGTCAATATAATGGATGGAATCGAAATTCGGAAAGATCCGTTTGGTGTAGTTCTGATTATGGGGCCATGGAATTATCCGTTTCAGCTATGCATTATCCCTTTGATGGGCGCAATTGCTGCTGGAAATTGTGTAATTCTTAAACCATCAGAATTATCTTCAGCTACGTCGGAATTATTTGCAAAAATTATTCCACAATATTTAGATTCT GAGTGTGTCCAAGTTGTATTGGGGGGTATCAATGAAACAACAGAACTGCTCAAACAAAGATttgattatatattttatacaggCTCTACTACAGTCGGAAGAATTGTACGAGATGCAGCGAACAAGTTCTTAACGCCTGTGACATTAGAACTTGGTGGTAAAAG TCCTGTGTACGTAGACAATACAGTGGATATAAATATAGCTGTAAAGAGAATATTGTGGGGAAAATGCATTAATGTAGGTCAAACCTGCATCGCACCAGACTATGTACTCTGTACACCTGAAGTgcagaataaatttttaaacgaaGCATCCAAAGTTTTAAAGGAATGGTATGGCGATAATCCCAAGGAAAGTCCAGATTTAGCACGTATAATCAACGAAAATCATTATCA CCGACTCGTAAAATACTTAGACGGAGGTAAGATAGCGATAGGGGGACAATGCGATCCTGcagaaaaatatatcgcaccaACTATACTTGTCGATGTTAAACCTACGGATCCTATCATGCAAGACGAGATATTTGGGCCGATATTACCTTTTATAAATGTAAACAATGCGTACGAAGCCATTAAATTTATAAACAGCCG TGAAACTCCACTCGTACTATATATATTTACCAAGGACAGGGGAGTTCAAGAATTAATAGTTAATCAAACCCACAGTGGAAGCGTGGCAATTAATGAAACGATAATGCAATTTACTG TCGATACTTTGCCATTCGGCGGAGTTGGAAATTCTGGCATGGGATGTTACCACGGGAAGTATACGTATGACACGTTTGTTCACAAGAAGGGTTGTCTGATTAAGGATTTCAATAAATTGGCAGAAACCTTGGCATC GTGTCGTTATCCGCCTTACACCGACAAGAAACTGTCCTTCTTAGGATCTCTAGTGGCAAAACGGCCTTCCATACCAGGAGTTAAATATATTCCATATCTTTTAGCCTTTGGCTTGGGAGCGTTGGTCACTTTTGGAATTTCAGCCGCTTTAAAGGTATATAAGCACAGGCGAATTTGA